The following is a genomic window from Rhododendron vialii isolate Sample 1 chromosome 9a, ASM3025357v1.
CACCAATATATCCACCCAAGATTTTTCGAAGGAGATTTCAAATGAATCGATCTCTTTTTCTCTGTATTGTATCGGAGGTGGTAGCTCATGAACCATATTTTGTCCAAAAAAGAAATAGTGCTGGAGTGTTGGGTTTGTCTTCCCCCGTGAAGATAACTGCAGCAATTAGATTGCTCGCTTATGGAATAGCTGCAGATGCTATTGATGAATATCTAAGGATCGGAGAAAGCACCGCACTAAAATGTCTCAGAAAATTTGCCAAAGCAATTATTGCAATTTTTTCTGACGAGTACTTGCGATCACCAGATAACAATGAGATCGCTAGACTACTAGCAATTGGCGAAAGTCGTGGTTTTCCTGGAATGTTGGGCAGCATTGATTGTATGCATTGGACGTGGAAGAATTGTCCAACGGCATGGAAAGGTATGTATATTGGACACTCTCATGAACCAACTATTATTTTAGAGGCGGTAGCTTCATCTGATCTTTGGATATGGCATGCCCTTTTTGGGTTACCTGGGTCTAACAATGATATCAATGTACTAGAGAGATCTTCTGTA
Proteins encoded in this region:
- the LOC131301648 gene encoding uncharacterized protein LOC131301648; translation: MYLESLDNMILYDSDSDDDLEIIIIAAMEAQRLEVESSSSRRSSTQPRNFIQRDHLGGHRRVFLDYFNDPPIYPPKIFRRRFQMNRSLFLCIVSEVVAHEPYFVQKRNSAGVLGLSSPVKITAAIRLLAYGIAADAIDEYLRIGESTALKCLRKFAKAIIAIFSDEYLRSPDNNEIARLLAIGESRGFPGMLGSIDCMHWTWKNCPTAWKGMYIGHSHEPTIILEAVASSDLWIWHALFGLPGSNNDINVLERSSVFSELTQGRAPPINYTVNGNDYTMGYYLTDGIYPQWATFVKTIPCPQRNKKKYFAKAQEANRKDVERAFGILQARFAIVRGPARSWSLKTIKDIMKACIILHNMIVEDERDK